Proteins from a genomic interval of Anolis sagrei isolate rAnoSag1 chromosome 1, rAnoSag1.mat, whole genome shotgun sequence:
- the VWC2L gene encoding von Willebrand factor C domain-containing protein 2-like isoform X3, protein MQTLRRGMALHIHEVCILLLLIPGLVTPAAFNHEDYPADDGDQISNNDNNLIFDDYRGKGCVDDSGFVYKLGERFFPGHSNCPCVCTEDGPVCDQPECPKIHPKCTKVEHNGCCPECKEVKNFCEYHGKSYKILEEFKLCS, encoded by the coding sequence ATGCAGACATTGAGGAGGGGGATGGCTCTTCATATTCATGAAGTCTGCATATTACTCTTGCTAATTCCTGGTTTGGTTACTCCAGCTGCCTTCAACCATGAAGACTACCCTGCTGATGATGGTGATCAAAtctcaaataatgataataacctGATCTTTGATGACTATCGAGGGAAAGGCTGTGTCGATGACAGTGGTTTTGTATACAAACTGGGAGAGCGTTTTTTTCCAGGGCATTCCAACTGCCCATGTGTGTGTACTGAGGATGGGCCTGTTTGTGACCAACCCGAATGCCCTAAAATCCACCCAAAGTGTACTAAAGTGGAACACAATGGATGTTGTCCAGAATGCAAAGAGGTGAAGAACTTTTGTGAATACCATGGGAAAAGTTATAAAATCTTGGAGGAATTTAAG